In Humulus lupulus chromosome 6, drHumLupu1.1, whole genome shotgun sequence, a single genomic region encodes these proteins:
- the LOC133782648 gene encoding probable disease resistance protein At1g52660 has product MVMEFWALLLGGVYFLEKVPAKVELVKQLWAYILFYPEWKNYLKEADDKVNFLERKQEKLNCLEEDTKEKLKDAELKSGKKRKREVDTWLRNVVMKRKEVEDIKQQHAKRKYFLQPWLGNRIDRNLEEMQQLCEQGQFSEGLFLDVIPTYGEQFVTGPLVGQISNLETIGQWLKCLQVSRIGVYGKKGVGKTAILTHIHNELIQSKTFDCVFWVSAPEKCTTHKLQDVIARQFGLSLSDEEDTKIRAAKLHKAMTQRKKCVIILDGIGTPFKNEDGIPTQLDDKSKLILCTESLRNCQRMQCQTSLEIKPLSNDDAMTLFKKKVSSSEPLEPKIEEIMDQIVQHCQGLPQKIVEQAEILKGVDDITEWRNALAEMTESRNESSD; this is encoded by the coding sequence ATGGTTATGGAATTTTGGGCACTTTTGTTAGGAGGGGTTTATTTCCTTGAAAAAGTACCTGCAAAAGTTGAATTGGTTAAGCAATTATGGGCATACATTCTATTCTATCCTGAATGGAAAAATTATCTCAAAGAAGCTGATGATAAAGTAAATTTTCTCGAAAGGAAACAAGAAAAATTGAATTGTCTAGAGGAAGACACTAAAGAGAAACTAAAAGACGCAGAGTTAAAATCCGGAAAGAAGCGAAAGAGAGAGGTTGATACTTGGTTGAGAAATGTTGTGATGAAGAGGAAAGAAGTTGAAGACATAAAACAACAACATGCTAAAAGAAAATACTTCTTACAACCATGGTTGGGAAATCGTATTGATAGGAATCTTGAAGAGATGCAACAGCTTTGTGAGCAAGGCCAATTTTCTGAGGGTTTATTTCTTGATGTGATTCCAACTTATGGAGAGCAATTCGTGACAGGACCTTTGGTTGGTCAAATCTCAAACCTGGAAACAATTGGTCAATGGTTGAAATGTCTCCAAGTGTCAAGAATTGGAGTTTATGGTAAAAAGGGAGTTGGGAAAACAGCCATCTTGACTCATATCCATAATGAACTCATCCAAAGTAAGACTTTTGATTGTGTTTTTTGGGTAAGTGCACCAGAGAAGTGTACTACTCACAAATTGCAGGATGTTATAGCAAGACAATTTGGGTTAAGTCTCTCTGATGAAGAAGACACAAAGATAAGGGCTGCCAAGTTGCATAAAGCAATGACACAAAGAAAGAAATGTGTCATTATCTTGGATGGTATTGGGACACCTTTCAAAAATGAAGATGGGATTCCTACACAACTAGATGATAAAAGCAAATTGATTCTGTGTACTGAAAGCTTGAGGAACTGCCAGCGGATGCAATGTCAGACTAGTCTTGAAATAAAGCCACTTTCAAATGACGATGCCATGACCTTGTTTAAGAAAAAAGTTTCCTCTAGCGAACCTCTTGAaccaaagattgaagagattaTGGATCAGATTGTCCAACATTGTCAAGGCTTGCCTCAGAAGATTGTAGAACAAGCTGAGATACTGAAGGGAGTGGATGACATAACTGAGTGGAGGAATGCATTGGCAGAAATGACAGAGTCTAGAAATGAGTCATCTGATTGA